Proteins from a genomic interval of Rhodococcus rhodochrous:
- a CDS encoding sensor histidine kinase, with product MIAIELAAVVLLLVLVVVSVVLWTRRVVTTPAERAVHATLHTASLAARPLRAGLDASSAKEAAPHLRMLLAEARAVALLDENGALLAWDGPFEELTDAMITAAGRAVADKRRVLVGHHDLRRDHGDLAARALIAQPLAVEDMGVAGVLGVVTTVEPGPALLGAITEVARYACSQIELAELDASRARLDRAEVRALRAQISPHFIYNALNTVASFVRTDPDRARELLLDFADFTRYSFRAAGEYTLLADELRNIDRYLTLERARFGNALEVRLQVAPEVLNVTLPFLALQPLVENAVRHGIAGKETRTGTITITAADEGTDCVISVEDDGIGMDPELLRSGTLDAIAESEHGSGVRESAHVGLANVDDRLRAAFGNDYGLVVETAPGAGTRVSMRVPKFRAGIRP from the coding sequence ATGATCGCGATCGAGCTCGCCGCGGTGGTACTGCTCCTGGTGCTGGTCGTGGTCTCGGTGGTGCTGTGGACCCGCCGGGTGGTCACCACACCCGCCGAACGCGCGGTCCACGCGACCCTGCACACGGCGTCCCTCGCGGCGCGCCCCCTGCGCGCCGGGCTCGACGCGTCGTCCGCGAAGGAGGCCGCTCCGCACCTGCGGATGCTGCTCGCCGAAGCGCGCGCGGTGGCGCTGCTGGACGAGAACGGTGCCCTGCTCGCCTGGGACGGCCCGTTCGAGGAACTGACGGACGCGATGATCACCGCCGCGGGCCGGGCCGTCGCCGACAAGCGTCGCGTGCTCGTCGGACACCACGACCTGCGGCGGGACCACGGCGACCTCGCGGCCCGCGCACTGATCGCCCAGCCGCTCGCCGTGGAGGACATGGGTGTGGCGGGGGTGCTCGGCGTCGTGACGACCGTCGAACCCGGCCCGGCGCTGCTCGGCGCGATCACCGAGGTGGCGCGGTACGCGTGCAGTCAGATCGAGCTGGCCGAGCTCGATGCCTCCCGCGCCCGGCTCGACCGCGCGGAGGTCCGTGCGCTGCGCGCCCAGATCAGTCCGCACTTCATCTACAACGCGCTCAACACGGTGGCGTCGTTCGTCCGGACCGACCCCGACCGGGCCCGCGAACTGCTGCTGGATTTCGCCGACTTCACCCGCTACTCGTTCCGCGCGGCCGGTGAGTACACCCTGCTCGCCGACGAACTGCGCAACATCGACCGGTACCTGACGCTCGAGCGTGCCCGCTTCGGCAACGCCCTCGAGGTGCGCCTGCAGGTCGCACCCGAGGTGCTCAACGTGACGCTGCCCTTCCTCGCTCTGCAGCCGCTCGTCGAGAACGCCGTGCGACACGGGATCGCGGGCAAGGAAACCCGCACGGGCACGATCACCATCACCGCGGCGGACGAGGGCACCGACTGCGTCATCAGCGTCGAGGACGACGGCATCGGCATGGACCCGGAACTGCTGCGATCGGGCACGCTCGACGCGATCGCCGAGAGCGAGCACGGCAGCGGTGTCCGCGAGTCTGCGCACGTGGGCCTCGCCAACGTCGACGACCGGCTGCGTGCGGCCTTCGGCAACGACTACGGCCTCGTCGTCGAGACCGCGCCGGGGGCCGGCACCCGGGTGAGCATGCGCGTGCCGAAGTTCAGGGCGGGTATCCGGCCGTGA
- a CDS encoding Na+/H+ antiporter — protein sequence MNGAWILLVVIAGIAVTALASRRDLQAPLVLVAVGALVSFVPGLPRLELDPEIILGVVLPPLLYSSALRFSVPTFRQYLPSILRLGIYTVLVTAFVVAWTASAMMTALSFGAALALGAVVAPTDAVSAVAVGQRLGLPKRVIAVLTGEGLVNDATALTLFTVAISAVTGTHILADSPLLFFLYEVAGGVAVGLALAYIVHLIRVRMYDSPLETVLGLVLPFAAYLAAEELHASGVLAVVAAGLFIGHRATEVSVSTRLQERAVWKSIDVVLETFVFAYMGLQLRFVLDEVRDSGADLRLALLGAVVILLVVMIVRPAWGLLHWGRRALVRRAGSERLGRDQLNFREHVVVSWAGMRGVVTLAAAGGVPVVIASGAPFPGREMIQISALVVAIGTLLIQGATMPWLIRRLEVTDPYERLRTEEQMTVARRISAESSDRVLAELAAQPPDGVDPEIYDRLLAKARTSLRSRQEAETVEDAAADAGARLAALFDDIRRASLRARRQDLIDARDRGELDDEILRDVLESLDIDEAAVEERIRRRRREDGPQR from the coding sequence ATGAACGGCGCGTGGATCCTGCTGGTCGTCATCGCCGGGATCGCGGTGACCGCCCTCGCGTCGCGACGCGACCTGCAGGCCCCGCTCGTGCTCGTCGCCGTCGGAGCACTGGTGTCGTTCGTGCCGGGTCTGCCGAGGCTCGAACTGGATCCGGAGATCATTCTCGGGGTCGTCCTGCCGCCGCTGTTGTATTCGTCGGCCCTGAGGTTCTCGGTTCCTACCTTCCGGCAGTATCTGCCGTCGATCCTGCGGCTCGGGATTTATACGGTGCTCGTCACGGCGTTCGTCGTGGCGTGGACGGCGTCCGCGATGATGACGGCGCTGTCCTTCGGTGCGGCGCTCGCTCTCGGCGCGGTCGTCGCACCGACCGACGCGGTCAGTGCCGTCGCCGTGGGGCAACGGCTCGGACTGCCGAAACGGGTCATCGCGGTGCTGACCGGGGAGGGTCTGGTCAACGACGCCACCGCCCTGACCCTGTTCACCGTGGCGATTTCGGCCGTCACGGGAACACACATCCTCGCTGATTCGCCGCTCCTGTTCTTCCTCTACGAGGTCGCGGGTGGGGTCGCTGTCGGTCTGGCACTCGCATACATCGTCCACCTGATCCGCGTCCGGATGTACGACTCGCCGCTCGAGACCGTGCTGGGGCTGGTGCTGCCGTTCGCGGCGTATCTCGCCGCCGAGGAGCTCCACGCCTCGGGAGTGCTCGCCGTCGTCGCTGCCGGACTGTTCATCGGGCACCGTGCCACCGAGGTCTCGGTGAGCACGCGACTGCAGGAACGCGCGGTGTGGAAGAGCATCGACGTGGTGCTCGAGACGTTCGTCTTCGCCTACATGGGCCTGCAACTGCGGTTCGTCCTCGACGAGGTCCGCGACAGCGGCGCCGACCTGCGCCTCGCGTTGCTCGGTGCGGTGGTGATCCTGCTCGTCGTCATGATCGTGCGACCTGCGTGGGGTCTGCTGCACTGGGGCCGGCGCGCGCTCGTGCGGCGCGCCGGATCCGAACGCCTCGGCCGCGACCAGCTGAACTTCCGGGAACACGTCGTGGTGTCGTGGGCGGGAATGCGCGGGGTCGTCACCCTCGCCGCGGCCGGTGGGGTGCCCGTGGTGATCGCATCGGGTGCTCCCTTCCCCGGCCGCGAGATGATCCAGATCTCCGCGCTGGTCGTCGCCATCGGCACACTCCTCATCCAGGGCGCGACGATGCCGTGGCTCATCCGCCGACTCGAGGTCACCGACCCCTACGAGCGGCTGCGGACCGAGGAACAGATGACCGTGGCCCGCAGGATCTCGGCGGAGTCCAGCGACCGTGTGCTTGCCGAACTCGCCGCGCAGCCACCCGACGGCGTGGACCCGGAGATCTACGACAGGCTGCTGGCCAAAGCACGCACGTCGCTCCGGTCGCGGCAGGAGGCAGAGACCGTCGAGGACGCGGCTGCAGACGCGGGAGCGCGACTGGCCGCGCTGTTCGACGACATCCGGCGAGCGTCCCTACGGGCGCGACGACAGGATCTCATCGACGCCCGCGATCGTGGGGAACTCGACGACGAGATCCTCCGCGACGTGCTCGAGAGCCTGGACATCGACGAAGCGGCGGTGGAGGAGCGCATCCGCCGCCGGCGCCGGGAAGACGGTCCGCAGCGGTAG
- a CDS encoding sodium/solute symporter — MSGSIPVVTVVGLVAAAIATVAIGVYGVRMARTTSDFLVASRSVGPRWNAAAISGEYLSAASFLGVAGLVAKFGADALWYPVGFTAGYLGLLLFVAAPLRRSGAYTVPDFAEFRLGEKWLRTLSMMVVAIICILYLVPQFQGAGLTLNILLGVPDWVGVAVVGVIVVANVVGGGMRSITFVQAFQYWLKLTAVALPALVLTLHFVGDDRGVDEPVPPTVTETTTVDVTIDVVVQVAETLPVVATGEIDGRPVAGVFELEPGEHVLGAGTELVLDAGSPVPVVAGAPTDNDTWSSPGAGLGASSEHPLFQVYSLMLATFLGTMGLPHVLVRFYTNPDGRAARMTSFAVIGLLGLFYLFPTLLGVFARLYVPQLLITGRSDAAVLLLPGSVLSGWGGQLLAALVASGAIAAFLSTSSGLLVSVAGVLSTDVLRGRVRDFRVAAVLAGVVPLVLALSVTSLDLSRSVGQVFAIAASTLCPLLVLGIWWRGLTAIGAAAGMVVGGLVAGGAALATVLLPIDPSVAAGWPTVLSAYPAALSVPLAFLTMITASLLTRRRIPRDVGRTFSRMHVPERLGMGRDRELGAFGERGRDPGKSRRSSR; from the coding sequence ATGAGCGGATCGATTCCCGTCGTCACCGTCGTCGGTCTCGTCGCCGCGGCGATCGCCACCGTCGCGATCGGTGTGTACGGCGTGCGGATGGCGCGCACCACCTCGGATTTCCTCGTCGCTTCCCGCAGCGTCGGCCCACGCTGGAACGCCGCAGCCATCTCCGGGGAATACCTCTCGGCGGCATCCTTTCTCGGGGTGGCCGGGCTCGTCGCGAAGTTCGGTGCCGATGCCCTGTGGTATCCCGTCGGTTTCACGGCCGGCTATCTGGGTCTGCTGTTGTTCGTCGCTGCGCCGCTGCGACGTTCGGGCGCCTACACCGTCCCGGACTTCGCGGAGTTCCGGCTGGGGGAGAAGTGGCTGCGCACGCTGTCGATGATGGTCGTGGCGATCATCTGCATCCTGTATCTGGTGCCGCAGTTCCAGGGCGCGGGACTCACGCTCAACATCCTTCTGGGAGTGCCCGACTGGGTGGGCGTCGCCGTGGTCGGGGTGATCGTCGTGGCCAACGTGGTCGGTGGCGGGATGCGGTCGATCACCTTCGTGCAGGCCTTCCAGTACTGGCTCAAACTCACCGCGGTCGCCCTGCCCGCCCTGGTCCTCACGTTGCACTTCGTCGGCGACGACCGGGGTGTCGACGAACCCGTGCCGCCCACCGTCACCGAGACCACCACCGTCGACGTGACGATCGATGTGGTCGTGCAGGTCGCCGAGACGCTCCCCGTCGTGGCGACCGGGGAGATCGACGGCCGGCCGGTCGCGGGTGTCTTCGAACTCGAACCGGGGGAGCACGTCCTCGGGGCCGGAACCGAACTGGTCCTCGACGCGGGGTCACCGGTGCCGGTGGTCGCCGGTGCACCGACCGACAACGACACCTGGTCGTCGCCGGGGGCGGGGCTGGGGGCGAGCAGCGAACATCCGCTGTTCCAGGTGTATTCGCTGATGCTCGCGACCTTCCTGGGCACGATGGGTCTGCCCCACGTGCTCGTGCGCTTCTACACCAACCCCGACGGACGGGCGGCGCGCATGACGTCGTTCGCCGTCATCGGCCTGCTCGGGCTGTTCTATCTGTTCCCCACGCTGCTCGGGGTGTTCGCGCGCCTGTACGTCCCGCAGCTGCTCATCACCGGACGCTCCGATGCGGCAGTGCTGTTGCTGCCGGGGTCGGTGCTGTCGGGCTGGGGTGGGCAGTTGCTCGCGGCGCTGGTCGCCTCGGGTGCGATCGCGGCTTTCTTGTCGACGTCCTCCGGACTGCTGGTGAGTGTCGCCGGCGTGTTGTCCACGGACGTGCTGCGCGGCCGGGTGCGCGACTTCCGGGTGGCCGCGGTGCTCGCCGGTGTGGTGCCGCTCGTGCTCGCTCTGTCGGTGACCTCTCTCGACCTGTCGCGTTCGGTCGGGCAGGTCTTCGCGATCGCCGCGTCGACGCTGTGTCCGCTGCTGGTGCTGGGGATCTGGTGGCGCGGCCTCACCGCGATCGGCGCGGCGGCGGGGATGGTCGTCGGTGGTCTCGTCGCGGGCGGTGCCGCCCTGGCGACCGTGCTGCTGCCGATCGATCCGTCGGTGGCCGCCGGGTGGCCGACGGTGCTCTCCGCCTATCCGGCGGCGTTGAGCGTTCCGCTGGCGTTCCTCACGATGATCACGGCGAGTCTGCTGACCCGTCGGCGGATCCCGCGCGACGTCGGCAGGACCTTCTCCCGCATGCACGTGCCCGAGCGGCTCGGGATGGGCCGCGACCGCGAACTCGGCGCGTTCGGTGAACGGGGCCGTGACCCCGGGAAGAGTCGCCGTTCGTCGCGGTGA
- a CDS encoding DUF485 domain-containing protein, whose product MTTAPLSESGVPQQRRIPTPQEFVTMQESPEFQELRSRLRRFVFPVTAFFLAWYALYVLLATYADEFMATKVIGNINVGLILGLGQFVTTFVITAVYVKFAGRELDPRSAAIREELEGPLQ is encoded by the coding sequence GTGACCACAGCACCACTCAGCGAGAGTGGCGTACCCCAGCAGCGACGGATACCGACGCCGCAGGAGTTCGTCACGATGCAGGAGAGCCCGGAGTTCCAGGAACTGCGCAGCCGTCTGCGCCGTTTCGTGTTCCCGGTGACGGCGTTCTTCCTGGCCTGGTACGCCCTGTACGTCCTGCTCGCCACCTACGCGGACGAGTTCATGGCGACGAAGGTCATCGGCAACATCAACGTCGGGCTGATCCTGGGTCTCGGCCAGTTCGTCACGACCTTCGTGATCACCGCTGTCTACGTGAAGTTCGCCGGCCGTGAGCTGGATCCGCGTTCCGCCGCGATCCGCGAGGAACTGGAAGGACCCCTGCAGTGA
- a CDS encoding LytR/AlgR family response regulator transcription factor has product MNEITDNLTVLAVDDEPPALDELTYLLRAQEEIGVVHTAGDATTALRVLRDGGIDAVFLDINMPGLDGLELAGILRNFAVSPAVVFVTAHDDRAVSAFDLGAVDYVLKPLREERLAEAVRRIAERRRPAAQATSDTGQSDDVIPVELGGVTTLVPRSSVHWVEAEGDYARLHTATGSHLVRIPISTLENRWADAGFLRVHRSYLVALPLVTGIRSVGSGLVVCLRSDSNSPPVELPVSRRHTRELKDRLIRGPMQSWTSR; this is encoded by the coding sequence GTGAACGAGATCACAGACAACCTGACCGTGCTGGCGGTCGACGACGAACCGCCCGCCCTCGACGAGCTGACCTACCTGCTGCGCGCGCAGGAGGAGATCGGCGTCGTACACACCGCGGGAGACGCGACGACCGCTCTGCGCGTGCTGCGCGACGGAGGCATCGACGCGGTCTTCCTCGACATCAACATGCCCGGACTCGACGGGCTGGAACTCGCGGGCATCCTGCGCAATTTCGCGGTGTCCCCGGCCGTGGTGTTCGTGACCGCGCACGACGATCGTGCGGTCTCCGCGTTCGACCTCGGCGCCGTCGACTACGTCCTCAAGCCGCTGCGGGAGGAACGACTCGCCGAAGCGGTCCGGCGGATCGCCGAGCGCCGCCGGCCTGCCGCGCAGGCGACATCCGACACCGGTCAGAGCGACGACGTGATCCCGGTCGAGCTCGGCGGTGTCACCACGCTCGTGCCGCGCTCGTCGGTCCACTGGGTCGAAGCCGAGGGCGACTACGCGCGACTGCACACCGCGACCGGTTCGCACCTGGTGCGTATCCCGATATCGACGCTCGAGAACCGCTGGGCCGATGCCGGCTTCCTGCGCGTGCACCGCTCCTATCTCGTGGCGCTGCCGCTCGTCACCGGTATCCGCAGTGTGGGTTCGGGTCTCGTCGTGTGCCTGCGCAGCGACAGCAACTCCCCGCCCGTCGAACTGCCCGTCAGCCGTCGGCACACGCGGGAACTCAAGGACCGGCTCATCCGCGGTCCGATGCAGTCGTGGACGTCGCGATGA
- a CDS encoding SulP family inorganic anion transporter, which translates to MNTPHGPEQVPHDPRTDVSVRFALRSTARLKTELLAGLVVALALIPEAIAFSVIAGVDPRVGLFASVTMAITIAIVGGRPAMISAATAAVALVIAPVSEQYGVDHLIATVILGGIFQVLLSFLGVAKLMRFVPRSVMVGFVNSLAILVFVAQIPHLVDVPWMVYPLVAAGLLVLVFLPKITEAVPAPLVTIVLLTVVTVAFSLNVPDVADQGELPESLPSLFFPDVPLTFETLRTLAPYALAMALVGLMESLMTAKLVDDITDTRSDKTREGWGQGIANIVTGFFGGMGGCAVVGQTMMNVKVSGARTRLSTLAAGVFLLILVVALGDIVGLVPMAALVAVMIMVSIATVDWHSVHPRTLRLMPLSETVVMVVTVVATVSTGNLAIGVSLGVLTAMVLFARRVAHMTTVERTLTSDDTCTYQVTGELFWASSNDLVFQFDYVGDPENVVVDLTAADIWDASTVATFDAIQQKYAAKGKTVTIVGLDGASLERLRRLSGRLGGEN; encoded by the coding sequence GTGAACACCCCGCACGGCCCGGAACAGGTGCCGCACGATCCCCGCACCGACGTCTCCGTGCGATTCGCTCTCCGGTCGACTGCTCGTCTCAAGACCGAACTCCTGGCCGGCCTGGTCGTGGCGCTCGCCCTGATCCCCGAAGCCATCGCCTTCTCCGTGATCGCCGGTGTCGACCCCCGGGTCGGGCTGTTCGCCTCGGTGACCATGGCGATCACCATCGCGATCGTCGGCGGACGGCCCGCGATGATCTCGGCGGCGACCGCAGCGGTGGCGCTCGTGATCGCTCCGGTGTCCGAGCAGTACGGTGTGGACCATCTCATCGCGACCGTGATCCTCGGCGGCATCTTCCAGGTGCTGCTCAGCTTCCTCGGCGTGGCCAAACTCATGCGGTTCGTGCCGCGCAGCGTCATGGTCGGCTTCGTCAACTCGCTCGCAATCCTCGTCTTCGTCGCCCAGATTCCGCATCTCGTGGACGTGCCGTGGATGGTCTATCCGCTGGTGGCGGCAGGTCTGCTGGTGCTGGTGTTCCTCCCGAAGATCACCGAGGCCGTACCGGCTCCGCTCGTCACGATCGTGCTCCTCACCGTCGTGACGGTGGCCTTCTCTCTGAACGTGCCGGATGTCGCGGACCAGGGTGAACTGCCCGAGAGCCTGCCCTCGCTCTTCTTCCCGGACGTGCCGCTGACCTTCGAGACCCTCCGGACCCTCGCGCCGTACGCGCTCGCGATGGCCCTCGTCGGCCTCATGGAATCGCTGATGACGGCCAAGCTCGTCGACGACATCACCGACACCCGGTCGGACAAGACCCGCGAGGGCTGGGGTCAGGGCATCGCCAACATCGTCACCGGATTCTTCGGCGGCATGGGCGGCTGCGCCGTCGTCGGCCAGACCATGATGAACGTGAAGGTCTCCGGGGCACGGACCCGTCTGTCCACCCTGGCGGCCGGCGTGTTCCTGCTGATCCTCGTGGTCGCGCTCGGCGACATCGTCGGGTTGGTCCCGATGGCCGCCCTCGTCGCCGTGATGATCATGGTGTCGATCGCGACGGTCGACTGGCACAGCGTGCACCCGCGGACGCTGCGGTTGATGCCGCTCAGCGAGACCGTCGTCATGGTCGTCACGGTCGTCGCCACGGTGAGCACCGGCAATCTCGCGATCGGAGTGTCGCTCGGAGTGCTCACCGCGATGGTGCTGTTCGCCCGCCGCGTCGCGCACATGACCACCGTCGAGAGAACCCTCACGAGCGACGACACGTGCACCTACCAGGTCACGGGGGAGCTGTTCTGGGCGTCGAGCAACGATCTCGTCTTCCAGTTCGACTACGTCGGCGACCCGGAGAACGTCGTCGTCGACCTCACGGCCGCCGACATCTGGGACGCGTCCACTGTCGCGACCTTCGATGCGATCCAGCAGAAGTACGCGGCCAAGGGCAAGACGGTCACCATCGTCGGACTGGACGGCGCGAGCCTCGAACGCCTCCGCCGGTTGTCCGGCCGACTCGGCGGGGAGAACTGA